In the genome of Sander lucioperca isolate FBNREF2018 chromosome 18, SLUC_FBN_1.2, whole genome shotgun sequence, the window tgtctgGTGGCGCATTTAAGAAGTAAAATTGAGATAAAATTGTTTGTCAGTGCACCACGAATGAAAAGGAGCAAATGAGAACAATATTGGATTTCAGTTTCACAGTGATTTCTTCTTAATAAGTAGTAATAGTAATTTTGCCATTACATGATttaagtaaaaatgaaaatgaaattttCTTGGAACAGACATTCATTGTGCGGCAATCAGCTTTGCAGATTTCATTAAGATACTACGCAAACCTCAGTTAATCAAATGAAGTGCTTATTCTGCCTCCTGATGTAGAATCCAAACCATATCTGTCCTCTGCTACACCCTTCTCACACCATACATGGCTGTGGGTTGAGAAAAGTGAGCAATCATTTAGAGAGttggagaaagaaaagggaGCGTGTGACAAAGGGATGTGTGGGTGTGgggggtgggtgtgtgggtgtactTTTTTTCATTCTCCATGGAGTGATCAGACTGTTCTGTCAGTGCTTTagcttacaaaaaaaacatgcatgttgtgtttttaaatcTCTTCTCAAAACTCAGTCCTGTTTTGCTCTGGTGCTAATGAGCGTCAGTCATTAATTTGGAGGACATGCGCCACATTAATCCAATTCCCATAGCCACTGCTCAGTCTTGTGTTTGTGCAGTCTTGCataagaggaaacaagaggcggTCCGAGTCTTAATCACTCCAaaagtttcctctttctcttggACAGTAGTTCTCATTAATGGAGGGGAAGTGTGCTGAAGTATTTAAGACAAGGGGGTCGACTCTCTCCACTCTTTCCCTGCTACTTCATTTCGAGGGCAGCCTGTAATGTGCATAAAGAGTCATTGTCTGAAATGGGCCCTCTCTGCGTGAGTGCAGTAAAACGCCCTGGGCCGTAAACAGAGACGTGATCTCTATCCAGATTGTCAGGTTGTTTCGGTCTCGCAGTGATCCAAGTGCTATGAGTAGTAGAAACCCGTTACACGTTTTTAAGATCTTTATCTGCTATCTTGTGTTTCATGCTTGCAATAATTCAATCTTGGACGTTTTCTTCCTGTGTCTGAAAGATAGAAACTGGTGCCATCGTTTGTGTACTCGGTCTTCAGGAATGATACAGTACCTGAAACGTATTGCTGATAGGTAATCTACTCCTATTGTAActtgctatctgtgtgtttatttaaggCGGGAAGTGATGGAGAGAGCATCGGGAACTGCCCTTTCTCCCAGAGGCTCTTCATGATCCTGTGGCTTAAAGGAGTCGTCTTCAACGTCACCACAGTGGACCTCAAGAGGTGAGTCCTACCATTCCATTCCCCATCCTCCGCTGTCCACTGCTTCCTTATCGTCCTCTACTGCAGCTTGTCCTTCTTTCATCGGCTGTTTAACCAGGATTAAAACAAatcctccttttttttcttcctttgatAGCCTCCTACAGCTTTTCTGGGCGTTTTCACAAAGGCCTTGGCGGCTCTGTAATGCTTTGATCCAGCCCCACCTCTGACACACTCGCTGCTTCCCCACTGCTTATTTGGTTTTCCCATGACCCTTTCTCAGGCCGGAGAAAATCAGaggaaaaataaacatacagacTCTGGAGAGGCTATTTAAGGTTCTGCTCACTTCCTGTCTAGATTTTGGTGGGCCAACATGTTATTTTTCACCACAGGCATCAGAAAACGGTGATCATCTGCAATTCTGACTGCAAGTGAACGTGCTTTTCCATGTGGATTCCAGTACcacagatttgtgtgtgtgtgtgtgtgtgtgtgtgtgtgtgtgtgtgtgtgtgtgtgtgaaatgtttttccACTTGCTAAGGCAGGACGAGGCAAGTGCCAGATTATTTTCAGACATGAAAGTCTGGTTTATATGCTCTTTGCCATGTGTGTTTGACTCAGACTTTGACTTTCTGCCGTTTTGTCCCAAAGCGTGGTTTATCGGTGTGGCAGCTGGTTCCTCACCAGGTGTCTCCTCCTCTCGGACATGGAGACCACTGCCTGCTGACAAAACACAACAGAGATGTACTTAATAAATACTGGGCCTCTTTTGTACAGctaaaagaaggaaagaagtgTCCATTTGACTAGAAATTTGGTGTCCGCACATTCAAGATGTGTGCATAGGTTTGGGtatatttgcatatattttcccTAGCAGAAGGCACGTTGCATAAAACATAGCATGCTGATATCCTGTAAAAGGCAATGTAGGATGTCCGTCCACTTAGCAGTGTCCGTTTACCCTTTGCTCCTCAAGAGCTGGAGTGACTACTTGGTGAGGTGctttactttttatttctttccagGGGAACAGGTGATCCAGACTCCATGCTATATAGTCTCTGTAACCTTGAGTAAACGTAAAGCGTCTGTGTATTGCAAAAGTGTTTGCCATATTTATGGCTCTTTTATTGTAGTATTTAAGTGGAAGAACATTGCACGTTGTTACACTTGTAGAAGGACATGAATGTCACATGTCACTGCCATAAGTCGAAATGTTTTACCCTCCCCGAGTTTATGTTTGGGTCAAGGCTATCatgttaaagggatagttcagagtgtggttgtatgaggtactaaTTCAGAGTCAGTGggcctacttttttttttaggtacaAAATACGTTTTGCTGTGTGTCCCCGTACTGCTGCCCGCTTCTCCAAACACGCGGCATGCCGACCGCTATCTACTGTAgttaatacactgactatggagtacctcatacaaccccacctcaaaatatccaaactatttctttaatatTTGTTTCAGTTATAAAGGCCTGTGATTCTTAAGGCAGTTTGTTACGTGCGCCTCAGTGATATCACTGGGTGAGGGTGCCACTTCCCTTTTGCATGCCAAAGAGTTGAAgtagtttcctgttttttttgtgccCTCAGATGGCTTGTCCTTAAACTCAGCCACCATTGGGAACATTGTCAAAAACCTGGACCACTTAAGAGTCTCTATGGATACATGTTGTTGCTAGTTACATTAGAACAAAGAGGATTCACACAGTCTGCTGGCTAACACCAATCTGTTGGGACTCTAACAGACACTGATTTGTGTTATCTTGTCTATATACTGAAGGGATTTAGGTCAGTTGTGTTCACACTACTCATTCAACACATGCTCATTTTTTTCATGTGTGTCAGTGTCATCTGCCTGCCAGAGACATCTGGCACAAAATGTGCTGGTTTGAAGGCTGCAGGGAGAAAGGAACAGCCAAACACACTCatggagacagacaaacacacacttacagttAAAAACTGAGCACTGAGCAGCTATAGTTGGAGAAGGATGAGGGCTGGATGGCtctaaaaaaaaagtggtttaGGTGCAGCAGGCTGACAAAGAGCCACAGCACTTTCAATTGCTTAAACTCGCTTGAAATATGTGTTTTTAAGCAGACCAGTTATGAATCTTATCTCATTCACAGTTCTTTCATATCTTAATTCTATGTGGGAGGGAAAGTTACTTTTACTTGCTAGATTCATATgcattataaaaatgtttaagTTGGTTGCGTGGCTTTGTTCCATTTAGTTCTATCCACTAAAGTTGCTTCACTTCTCTTCCAGGAAGCCTGCAGACCTCCAGAACCTGGCCCCCGGCACACACCCACCCTTTATCACCTTCAACGGCGAGGTCAAAACTGATGTCAACAAGATCGAGGAGTTCCTTGAGGATGTCCTCTCCCCACCCAAGTGAGTGCCTTCTCACCTCTGTGGCAAGCCTTTGACACACTTAAACTCTGAACACGCTGCACTACTGTCATGAGCACACTGCTTTTAAATGCTAATTTTTTACTTAAAGGATAAGGCTTgcaatattctatatttttcttattgtccacaaatcccatgaaaaggccaaaaccaacaatgtgtcaGTAAATCTCTCTATGGCTCTCAAACCTAAGCCCATTTGTTCCTACTAGCTTAAACAGCTAGGCACCAtcgtttttagcaaacattattTGGTGAATAATACACATTTGgggactcaaaataaactacagtgcccatgttcatGGTAATTCTCGGACAACAGTGGATGCCTGTGGTACAGAGAAATATGCTGTGCTGTAATATCAAGGTTTGGCTATACAGATAATACTTGTTATTGGACTCAATTCATTGCTGGTTTTAACAGGGTTTGTTACAGCTAGAACAACACGGAATATCACCAGAATTGTCATTCGACCtcttcatacatacatacatacatacatggtgTGTATTTACTTGTATATGTGCTTGTGTGCAGGTATATCAAGCTTGGTGCAAGACACCCCGAGTCAAACACAGCTGGAATGGACATCTTTGCCAAGTTTTCAGCATTCATTAAGAACTCAAAACCAGATGCAAATGAGGGTAAGTTACCTGTATCTGTCTTTGACGCACGCGCGCTGGTTAAGAGATCCAGAAACCTTCTTATCCTATGTGTAGGGAGAGCTCTCTGGTTGCTAGGCGACATTGGTAGCCCTGCCCTGATTGGTGGTTTACAGCCTCACTTAGGAACACAGAGCTTTTGTTCCTCTTGTCCTCATGCTCCCTGTCTCACCTGGTGGAGCTCTCTGGAAAACCACAGAGCAGCTATCCTGAGAATGAACTAGTGCTCACAATCTCATCCTTCCTGTTCCTGACTCATGCACCCCGTACGAGAGGGGTCATATCACAAACTTCACAGATATGGTTATtggaatataatgaaaaatatgtaGTCTATTGTCTCCATAGATATTTTTGCATCCTGGGTGCAACCATTTCTGGAATTGTTTCCCTTGAAGGATGTTCATGGTATTCACAAAATACCAAGAATTAGTATTATATTTTAGTTGGCTGTTCTCCACCCTGGGGAAATATTTAACCATGGTGAGCTGGATGTGGAAGCCAAGGCTGTGTCAACAGAGTTTGAGGCGGAATCTCATGGTTCAATGATAAGTGCTTTCCGAAGATAACAGGTCAAGTCTACTGTTAAACTACTGGAACGAACGGTCGTTCAGTCATATTTTCCAACAATGGAATGAATTGTTAATGAATGACGATCGATAGATGAATAGATATggggtgaagaaaaaaaaaaatattataccTGTGCAATCAAATGCAATCCATCGAACTCTGTGGTGGGTAGTAAGCTTTTAATAAGATGGTATTTGTTACTTCAGCATACCATTGTATCACAATGCTATCGTCATAGATTGGGTTGGATTGTACAGGTGTCCATGATGTGTCTGTTTcctacatttcaaaatgtacacAGTGTACATGCACGCAAGGGCTTGTCTTTTGATGAAATGCTGCCCTCATGTGGCTGATCAACACATGGGTGTAGCAGCTGCAGTAGGAGGCCTCAGGAAAAGCCATTCAATTAGATAAAAACGTATTAAAGTAGATTATTTGCTCACTGaatgtataattaaacatttttattttattttttttataatatctcTCGCGTCTCCTTGCAGCTCTAGAGCGCGGCCTCCTGAAGACACTGCAGAAGCTGGACGAGTATCTTCGCTCACCACTGCCTGACGAGATCGACCACAACAGCATCGAGGACGTCAAAGTGTCCAACCGCAAATTCTTGGACGGCGATGAAATGACCCTGGCTGACTGTAACCTGCTGCCCAAGCTGCATATAGTCAAAGTGAGCAAGGGTGCATTTTGAACATCACTGAATCATTGTCGTGTTAATTGTGATATCGTGGCGTTAACATGGCACACCCACGGagcacccacacaggtgttttcacttaagTTACCTAATTAGGCTTCttctcaggactgtgtgggaACACACAGACTGTACATCTCCCTCGCTCTCCTGTTGCACCTGTCTGGGTGGAACAAAGATCAACCGTGAGATTGGTGACCTCATGTCATTCCCAGCAAGGCTCCACCCAACTTCAACCTAAGCACTGGGCTAATCAGCCAGGGGAAACACCTGTATGGGTGGGCAGGCTCTTCACAGGCATGAGGTCAGCAAACCTCATGAACCACTAAGAATGATAAAGGAGGGACTTCTCCCACTCATACTGGTGCAACAAAACTAATAGCAGGAGAGAGATAGCAGTCAAactatcagaatcagaaaagttttctttgccacaataagtacacttacagtatgtggaatttgccttggtgaaaggtgcatacatGAAACAAAACGCattaa includes:
- the clic4 gene encoding chloride intracellular channel protein 4; amino-acid sequence: MSLSVPQNGVKADNEPVIELFVKAGSDGESIGNCPFSQRLFMILWLKGVVFNVTTVDLKRKPADLQNLAPGTHPPFITFNGEVKTDVNKIEEFLEDVLSPPKYIKLGARHPESNTAGMDIFAKFSAFIKNSKPDANEALERGLLKTLQKLDEYLRSPLPDEIDHNSIEDVKVSNRKFLDGDEMTLADCNLLPKLHIVKVVAKKYRGFDIPKEMTAIWKYLNMAYTREEFTNTCPSDKEIEIAYGDVAKRLVK